One window from the genome of Hippoglossus hippoglossus isolate fHipHip1 chromosome 10, fHipHip1.pri, whole genome shotgun sequence encodes:
- the ndufc1 gene encoding NADH dehydrogenase [ubiquinone] 1 subunit C1, mitochondrial, whose translation MVFNRFLLRAALDSRVGSRSMFTSSKPDTVNPNWLRVGLAFGSSVFLWGLLFRQHSTDVHEYKVRNGLE comes from the exons ATGGTTTTCAACCGGTTTTTACTGAGAGCTGCTCTCGACAGCAGAG TTGGATCCAGGTCCATGTTCACGAGCAGCAAGCCTGACACTGTCAACCCCAACTGGCTGCGAGTTGGACTTGCCTTTGGAAGTTCGGTTTTCCTTTGGGGCCTG ctcttcaggcAGCACAGCACAGACGTGCATGAGTACAAAGTTAGAAATGGACTGGAATAA